In Perca flavescens isolate YP-PL-M2 chromosome 7, PFLA_1.0, whole genome shotgun sequence, the following proteins share a genomic window:
- the lemd1 gene encoding LEM domain-containing protein 1 isoform X2: protein MHHSSKNAAAACTRETTPTATKGQVKPGGQRYAGCRNDKEEDTEMPDPSGLTDDDLKAALLEHGVKAGPIVASTRALYEKKLRKLLQSNGHGCLNGVEKGVLYSDSEEEEENGEEEDRELGSEGEKEETVKQSDQAQQGSSQVELCFQNGGFVYPQCFLLSSRLHARASRNREPSPKWNSGNAIESSEQSRPPCSQIPVGISRASSVDQHSGLGSGFPSGSQSVMPDGESSMSSQAFSITHMVEEMESRRSLSTSSDTERALNGSNVQKHWSRSNRLDMPIVDTMKNQSLYYTPKASSYEWKMKLTQEPVKDTVKNMFPNTDATTTGIYATRRRPIKGAAGRPVQYAYPDTPVSPTTLEKREVERRLVPIQIQILVFLIVTCLLYLIYVCVEDNSFGPSVALLDRFYQGSDSEEGLLLQAETQDVPAPSRQE, encoded by the exons ATGCATCACTCAAGTAAgaatgcagcagcagcatgcaCCAGAGAGACGACACCAACAGCAACCAAAGGCCAGGTTAAACCTGGAGGACAAAGGTACGCCGGCTGTAGAAAT GACAAGGAGGAGGATACAGAGATGCCCGACCCGAGTGGTTTGACTGATGATGACCTCAAGGCCGCACTGCTCGAACACGGGGTTAAAGCTGGGCCCATAGTCG CATCCACCAGAGCCTTGTATGAGAAGAAGCTAAGGAAACTGCTTCAGTCTAATGGACATGGCTGTCTGAATGGAGTAGAGAAAGGTGTATTATACTCTGAcagtgaagaagaggaggaaaatggggaagaggaggacagagagttGG GTTCcgaaggagaaaaagaagagaccGTTAAACAGTCCGACCAGGCACAACAAGGGAGTAGCCAG GTAGAGTTGTGTTTTCAGAATGGTGGTTTTGTTTACCCGCAGTGCTTTTTACTCTCATCAAGGCTG CATGCTCGTGCTTCTAGAAACCGTGAACCTAGTCCCAAGTGGAATTCAGGGAATGCGATAGAATCATCGGAGCAGAGTCGGCCTCCTTGCTCACAGATTCCCGTAGGAATTAGTAGAGCATCCTCTGTAGATCAGCACTCGGGATTAGGATCAGGG TTTCCATCTGGATCACAATCAGTTATGCCCGATGGTGAATCATCAATGTCCTCTCAGGCCTTCAGCATCACTCACATGGTTGAGGAG ATGGAGAGTCGCAGGTCACTCTCTACTAGCTCAGACACTGAGAGAGCGTTGAATGGGAGCAATGTGCAGAAACATTGGTCACGGTCCAACAGG CTGGACATGCCAATTGTGGACACCATGAAGAACCAGTCCCTGTACTACACTCCCAAGGCATCCTCTTATGAATGGAAAATGAAG CTTACTCAAGAGCCTGTTAAGGATACTGTTAAGAACATGTTTCCAAACACCGATGCCACGACCACAGGGATCTA CGCTACTCGTCGGAGACCTATCAAGGGTGCAGCAGGGAGACCTGTCCAGTATGCATACCCAGACACTCCTGTCAGTCCTACGACCCTGGAAAAACGAGAGGTGGAGCGCCGCCTTGTGCCCATTCAGATACAGATTTTGGTCTTCCTTATTGTGACGTGCCTTCTGTACCTCATTTATGTCTGTGTTGAGGACAACTCATTTGGTCCATCTGTTGCCTTACTAGACCGTTTTTACCAAGGGTCAGACAGTGAGGAGGGGCTTTTGCTTCAGGCTGAGACACAGGACGTACCAGCACCCTCTAGACAGGAGTAA
- the lemd1 gene encoding LEM domain-containing protein 1 isoform X1 gives MSQFVENPAHLSKSRLKSDLVAHSVELPPVKSKKEVYVGLHLQHIGQKNAVDFSSDEEDQVQDVSDKEEDTEMPDPSGLTDDDLKAALLEHGVKAGPIVASTRALYEKKLRKLLQSNGHGCLNGVEKGVLYSDSEEEEENGEEEDRELGSEGEKEETVKQSDQAQQGSSQVELCFQNGGFVYPQCFLLSSRLHARASRNREPSPKWNSGNAIESSEQSRPPCSQIPVGISRASSVDQHSGLGSGFPSGSQSVMPDGESSMSSQAFSITHMVEEMESRRSLSTSSDTERALNGSNVQKHWSRSNRLDMPIVDTMKNQSLYYTPKASSYEWKMKLTQEPVKDTVKNMFPNTDATTTGIYATRRRPIKGAAGRPVQYAYPDTPVSPTTLEKREVERRLVPIQIQILVFLIVTCLLYLIYVCVEDNSFGPSVALLDRFYQGSDSEEGLLLQAETQDVPAPSRQE, from the exons ATGTCGCAGTTTGTGGAGAACCCTGCTCACCTTTCTAAATCTAGACTGAAGTCAGATTTAGTGGCCCACAGTGTTGAGCTGCCACCTGTCAAGAGCAAAAAGGAGGTTTATGTGGGGTTGCACTTACAACACATCGGTCAGAAAAACGCGGTGGATTTTTCTAGCGACGAGGAGGATCAAGTACAAGATGTGTCA GACAAGGAGGAGGATACAGAGATGCCCGACCCGAGTGGTTTGACTGATGATGACCTCAAGGCCGCACTGCTCGAACACGGGGTTAAAGCTGGGCCCATAGTCG CATCCACCAGAGCCTTGTATGAGAAGAAGCTAAGGAAACTGCTTCAGTCTAATGGACATGGCTGTCTGAATGGAGTAGAGAAAGGTGTATTATACTCTGAcagtgaagaagaggaggaaaatggggaagaggaggacagagagttGG GTTCcgaaggagaaaaagaagagaccGTTAAACAGTCCGACCAGGCACAACAAGGGAGTAGCCAG GTAGAGTTGTGTTTTCAGAATGGTGGTTTTGTTTACCCGCAGTGCTTTTTACTCTCATCAAGGCTG CATGCTCGTGCTTCTAGAAACCGTGAACCTAGTCCCAAGTGGAATTCAGGGAATGCGATAGAATCATCGGAGCAGAGTCGGCCTCCTTGCTCACAGATTCCCGTAGGAATTAGTAGAGCATCCTCTGTAGATCAGCACTCGGGATTAGGATCAGGG TTTCCATCTGGATCACAATCAGTTATGCCCGATGGTGAATCATCAATGTCCTCTCAGGCCTTCAGCATCACTCACATGGTTGAGGAG ATGGAGAGTCGCAGGTCACTCTCTACTAGCTCAGACACTGAGAGAGCGTTGAATGGGAGCAATGTGCAGAAACATTGGTCACGGTCCAACAGG CTGGACATGCCAATTGTGGACACCATGAAGAACCAGTCCCTGTACTACACTCCCAAGGCATCCTCTTATGAATGGAAAATGAAG CTTACTCAAGAGCCTGTTAAGGATACTGTTAAGAACATGTTTCCAAACACCGATGCCACGACCACAGGGATCTA CGCTACTCGTCGGAGACCTATCAAGGGTGCAGCAGGGAGACCTGTCCAGTATGCATACCCAGACACTCCTGTCAGTCCTACGACCCTGGAAAAACGAGAGGTGGAGCGCCGCCTTGTGCCCATTCAGATACAGATTTTGGTCTTCCTTATTGTGACGTGCCTTCTGTACCTCATTTATGTCTGTGTTGAGGACAACTCATTTGGTCCATCTGTTGCCTTACTAGACCGTTTTTACCAAGGGTCAGACAGTGAGGAGGGGCTTTTGCTTCAGGCTGAGACACAGGACGTACCAGCACCCTCTAGACAGGAGTAA
- the lemd1 gene encoding LEM domain-containing protein 1 isoform X3 → MSQFVENPAHLSKSRLKSDLVAHSVELPPVKSKKEVYVGLHLQHIGQKNAVDFSSDEEDQVQDVSDKEEDTEMPDPSGLTDDDLKAALLEHGVKAGPIVASTRALYEKKLRKLLQSNGHGCLNGVEKGVLYSDSEEEEENGEEEDRELGSEGEKEETVKQSDQAQQGSSQVELCFQNGGFVYPQCFLLSSRLFPSGSQSVMPDGESSMSSQAFSITHMVEEMESRRSLSTSSDTERALNGSNVQKHWSRSNRLDMPIVDTMKNQSLYYTPKASSYEWKMKLTQEPVKDTVKNMFPNTDATTTGIYATRRRPIKGAAGRPVQYAYPDTPVSPTTLEKREVERRLVPIQIQILVFLIVTCLLYLIYVCVEDNSFGPSVALLDRFYQGSDSEEGLLLQAETQDVPAPSRQE, encoded by the exons ATGTCGCAGTTTGTGGAGAACCCTGCTCACCTTTCTAAATCTAGACTGAAGTCAGATTTAGTGGCCCACAGTGTTGAGCTGCCACCTGTCAAGAGCAAAAAGGAGGTTTATGTGGGGTTGCACTTACAACACATCGGTCAGAAAAACGCGGTGGATTTTTCTAGCGACGAGGAGGATCAAGTACAAGATGTGTCA GACAAGGAGGAGGATACAGAGATGCCCGACCCGAGTGGTTTGACTGATGATGACCTCAAGGCCGCACTGCTCGAACACGGGGTTAAAGCTGGGCCCATAGTCG CATCCACCAGAGCCTTGTATGAGAAGAAGCTAAGGAAACTGCTTCAGTCTAATGGACATGGCTGTCTGAATGGAGTAGAGAAAGGTGTATTATACTCTGAcagtgaagaagaggaggaaaatggggaagaggaggacagagagttGG GTTCcgaaggagaaaaagaagagaccGTTAAACAGTCCGACCAGGCACAACAAGGGAGTAGCCAG GTAGAGTTGTGTTTTCAGAATGGTGGTTTTGTTTACCCGCAGTGCTTTTTACTCTCATCAAGGCTG TTTCCATCTGGATCACAATCAGTTATGCCCGATGGTGAATCATCAATGTCCTCTCAGGCCTTCAGCATCACTCACATGGTTGAGGAG ATGGAGAGTCGCAGGTCACTCTCTACTAGCTCAGACACTGAGAGAGCGTTGAATGGGAGCAATGTGCAGAAACATTGGTCACGGTCCAACAGG CTGGACATGCCAATTGTGGACACCATGAAGAACCAGTCCCTGTACTACACTCCCAAGGCATCCTCTTATGAATGGAAAATGAAG CTTACTCAAGAGCCTGTTAAGGATACTGTTAAGAACATGTTTCCAAACACCGATGCCACGACCACAGGGATCTA CGCTACTCGTCGGAGACCTATCAAGGGTGCAGCAGGGAGACCTGTCCAGTATGCATACCCAGACACTCCTGTCAGTCCTACGACCCTGGAAAAACGAGAGGTGGAGCGCCGCCTTGTGCCCATTCAGATACAGATTTTGGTCTTCCTTATTGTGACGTGCCTTCTGTACCTCATTTATGTCTGTGTTGAGGACAACTCATTTGGTCCATCTGTTGCCTTACTAGACCGTTTTTACCAAGGGTCAGACAGTGAGGAGGGGCTTTTGCTTCAGGCTGAGACACAGGACGTACCAGCACCCTCTAGACAGGAGTAA
- the lemd1 gene encoding LEM domain-containing protein 1 isoform X4 — MSQFVENPAHLSKSRLKSDLVAHSVELPPVKSKKEVYVGLHLQHIGQKNAVDFSSDEEDQVQDVSDKEEDTEMPDPSGLTDDDLKAALLEHGVKAGPIVASTRALYEKKLRKLLQSNGHGCLNGVEKGVLYSDSEEEEENGEEEDRELGSEGEKEETVKQSDQAQQGSSQVELCFQNGGFVYPQCFLLSSRLHARASRNREPSPKWNSGNAIESSEQSRPPCSQIPVGISRASSVDQHSGLGSGLDMPIVDTMKNQSLYYTPKASSYEWKMKLTQEPVKDTVKNMFPNTDATTTGIYATRRRPIKGAAGRPVQYAYPDTPVSPTTLEKREVERRLVPIQIQILVFLIVTCLLYLIYVCVEDNSFGPSVALLDRFYQGSDSEEGLLLQAETQDVPAPSRQE; from the exons ATGTCGCAGTTTGTGGAGAACCCTGCTCACCTTTCTAAATCTAGACTGAAGTCAGATTTAGTGGCCCACAGTGTTGAGCTGCCACCTGTCAAGAGCAAAAAGGAGGTTTATGTGGGGTTGCACTTACAACACATCGGTCAGAAAAACGCGGTGGATTTTTCTAGCGACGAGGAGGATCAAGTACAAGATGTGTCA GACAAGGAGGAGGATACAGAGATGCCCGACCCGAGTGGTTTGACTGATGATGACCTCAAGGCCGCACTGCTCGAACACGGGGTTAAAGCTGGGCCCATAGTCG CATCCACCAGAGCCTTGTATGAGAAGAAGCTAAGGAAACTGCTTCAGTCTAATGGACATGGCTGTCTGAATGGAGTAGAGAAAGGTGTATTATACTCTGAcagtgaagaagaggaggaaaatggggaagaggaggacagagagttGG GTTCcgaaggagaaaaagaagagaccGTTAAACAGTCCGACCAGGCACAACAAGGGAGTAGCCAG GTAGAGTTGTGTTTTCAGAATGGTGGTTTTGTTTACCCGCAGTGCTTTTTACTCTCATCAAGGCTG CATGCTCGTGCTTCTAGAAACCGTGAACCTAGTCCCAAGTGGAATTCAGGGAATGCGATAGAATCATCGGAGCAGAGTCGGCCTCCTTGCTCACAGATTCCCGTAGGAATTAGTAGAGCATCCTCTGTAGATCAGCACTCGGGATTAGGATCAGGG CTGGACATGCCAATTGTGGACACCATGAAGAACCAGTCCCTGTACTACACTCCCAAGGCATCCTCTTATGAATGGAAAATGAAG CTTACTCAAGAGCCTGTTAAGGATACTGTTAAGAACATGTTTCCAAACACCGATGCCACGACCACAGGGATCTA CGCTACTCGTCGGAGACCTATCAAGGGTGCAGCAGGGAGACCTGTCCAGTATGCATACCCAGACACTCCTGTCAGTCCTACGACCCTGGAAAAACGAGAGGTGGAGCGCCGCCTTGTGCCCATTCAGATACAGATTTTGGTCTTCCTTATTGTGACGTGCCTTCTGTACCTCATTTATGTCTGTGTTGAGGACAACTCATTTGGTCCATCTGTTGCCTTACTAGACCGTTTTTACCAAGGGTCAGACAGTGAGGAGGGGCTTTTGCTTCAGGCTGAGACACAGGACGTACCAGCACCCTCTAGACAGGAGTAA
- the lemd1 gene encoding LEM domain-containing protein 1 isoform X6, with protein sequence MSQFVENPAHLSKSRLKSDLVAHSVELPPVKSKKEVYVGLHLQHIGQKNAVDFSSDEEDQVQDVSDKEEDTEMPDPSGLTDDDLKAALLEHGVKAGPIVASTRALYEKKLRKLLQSNGHGCLNGVEKGVLYSDSEEEEENGEEEDRELGSEGEKEETVKQSDQAQQGSSQVELCFQNGGFVYPQCFLLSSRLHARASRNREPSPKWNSGNAIESSEQSRPPCSQIPVGISRASSVDQHSGLGSGLTQEPVKDTVKNMFPNTDATTTGIYATRRRPIKGAAGRPVQYAYPDTPVSPTTLEKREVERRLVPIQIQILVFLIVTCLLYLIYVCVEDNSFGPSVALLDRFYQGSDSEEGLLLQAETQDVPAPSRQE encoded by the exons ATGTCGCAGTTTGTGGAGAACCCTGCTCACCTTTCTAAATCTAGACTGAAGTCAGATTTAGTGGCCCACAGTGTTGAGCTGCCACCTGTCAAGAGCAAAAAGGAGGTTTATGTGGGGTTGCACTTACAACACATCGGTCAGAAAAACGCGGTGGATTTTTCTAGCGACGAGGAGGATCAAGTACAAGATGTGTCA GACAAGGAGGAGGATACAGAGATGCCCGACCCGAGTGGTTTGACTGATGATGACCTCAAGGCCGCACTGCTCGAACACGGGGTTAAAGCTGGGCCCATAGTCG CATCCACCAGAGCCTTGTATGAGAAGAAGCTAAGGAAACTGCTTCAGTCTAATGGACATGGCTGTCTGAATGGAGTAGAGAAAGGTGTATTATACTCTGAcagtgaagaagaggaggaaaatggggaagaggaggacagagagttGG GTTCcgaaggagaaaaagaagagaccGTTAAACAGTCCGACCAGGCACAACAAGGGAGTAGCCAG GTAGAGTTGTGTTTTCAGAATGGTGGTTTTGTTTACCCGCAGTGCTTTTTACTCTCATCAAGGCTG CATGCTCGTGCTTCTAGAAACCGTGAACCTAGTCCCAAGTGGAATTCAGGGAATGCGATAGAATCATCGGAGCAGAGTCGGCCTCCTTGCTCACAGATTCCCGTAGGAATTAGTAGAGCATCCTCTGTAGATCAGCACTCGGGATTAGGATCAGGG CTTACTCAAGAGCCTGTTAAGGATACTGTTAAGAACATGTTTCCAAACACCGATGCCACGACCACAGGGATCTA CGCTACTCGTCGGAGACCTATCAAGGGTGCAGCAGGGAGACCTGTCCAGTATGCATACCCAGACACTCCTGTCAGTCCTACGACCCTGGAAAAACGAGAGGTGGAGCGCCGCCTTGTGCCCATTCAGATACAGATTTTGGTCTTCCTTATTGTGACGTGCCTTCTGTACCTCATTTATGTCTGTGTTGAGGACAACTCATTTGGTCCATCTGTTGCCTTACTAGACCGTTTTTACCAAGGGTCAGACAGTGAGGAGGGGCTTTTGCTTCAGGCTGAGACACAGGACGTACCAGCACCCTCTAGACAGGAGTAA
- the lemd1 gene encoding LEM domain-containing protein 1 isoform X5 — translation MPDPSGLTDDDLKAALLEHGVKAGPIVASTRALYEKKLRKLLQSNGHGCLNGVEKGVLYSDSEEEEENGEEEDRELGSEGEKEETVKQSDQAQQGSSQVELCFQNGGFVYPQCFLLSSRLHARASRNREPSPKWNSGNAIESSEQSRPPCSQIPVGISRASSVDQHSGLGSGFPSGSQSVMPDGESSMSSQAFSITHMVEEMESRRSLSTSSDTERALNGSNVQKHWSRSNRLDMPIVDTMKNQSLYYTPKASSYEWKMKLTQEPVKDTVKNMFPNTDATTTGIYATRRRPIKGAAGRPVQYAYPDTPVSPTTLEKREVERRLVPIQIQILVFLIVTCLLYLIYVCVEDNSFGPSVALLDRFYQGSDSEEGLLLQAETQDVPAPSRQE, via the exons ATGCCCGACCCGAGTGGTTTGACTGATGATGACCTCAAGGCCGCACTGCTCGAACACGGGGTTAAAGCTGGGCCCATAGTCG CATCCACCAGAGCCTTGTATGAGAAGAAGCTAAGGAAACTGCTTCAGTCTAATGGACATGGCTGTCTGAATGGAGTAGAGAAAGGTGTATTATACTCTGAcagtgaagaagaggaggaaaatggggaagaggaggacagagagttGG GTTCcgaaggagaaaaagaagagaccGTTAAACAGTCCGACCAGGCACAACAAGGGAGTAGCCAG GTAGAGTTGTGTTTTCAGAATGGTGGTTTTGTTTACCCGCAGTGCTTTTTACTCTCATCAAGGCTG CATGCTCGTGCTTCTAGAAACCGTGAACCTAGTCCCAAGTGGAATTCAGGGAATGCGATAGAATCATCGGAGCAGAGTCGGCCTCCTTGCTCACAGATTCCCGTAGGAATTAGTAGAGCATCCTCTGTAGATCAGCACTCGGGATTAGGATCAGGG TTTCCATCTGGATCACAATCAGTTATGCCCGATGGTGAATCATCAATGTCCTCTCAGGCCTTCAGCATCACTCACATGGTTGAGGAG ATGGAGAGTCGCAGGTCACTCTCTACTAGCTCAGACACTGAGAGAGCGTTGAATGGGAGCAATGTGCAGAAACATTGGTCACGGTCCAACAGG CTGGACATGCCAATTGTGGACACCATGAAGAACCAGTCCCTGTACTACACTCCCAAGGCATCCTCTTATGAATGGAAAATGAAG CTTACTCAAGAGCCTGTTAAGGATACTGTTAAGAACATGTTTCCAAACACCGATGCCACGACCACAGGGATCTA CGCTACTCGTCGGAGACCTATCAAGGGTGCAGCAGGGAGACCTGTCCAGTATGCATACCCAGACACTCCTGTCAGTCCTACGACCCTGGAAAAACGAGAGGTGGAGCGCCGCCTTGTGCCCATTCAGATACAGATTTTGGTCTTCCTTATTGTGACGTGCCTTCTGTACCTCATTTATGTCTGTGTTGAGGACAACTCATTTGGTCCATCTGTTGCCTTACTAGACCGTTTTTACCAAGGGTCAGACAGTGAGGAGGGGCTTTTGCTTCAGGCTGAGACACAGGACGTACCAGCACCCTCTAGACAGGAGTAA